The Clostridium septicum genome contains a region encoding:
- a CDS encoding ferredoxin, protein MKAFVDENVCISCGLCEGTCSEVFSLDTGVAVAGEVVEGTEDLVREACDGCPVQAISVEE, encoded by the coding sequence ATGAAAGCATTTGTAGATGAAAATGTTTGTATATCATGTGGATTATGTGAAGGGACATGTTCAGAAGTATTTTCATTAGATACAGGAGTAGCTGTAGCTGGTGAAGTAGTAGAAGGAACTGAGGATTTAGTAAGAGAAGCATGTGATGGATGCCCTGTACAAGCTATTTCTGTTGAAGAATAA
- a CDS encoding (2Fe-2S)-binding protein — protein MSKVCLCKGVSEEEIVKAIKEGAITFEEVREKTGAGSGFCHAGRCKGKIETLIEENK, from the coding sequence ATGTCAAAAGTTTGTCTTTGTAAAGGTGTTTCCGAAGAAGAAATAGTAAAAGCAATAAAAGAAGGTGCCATTACATTTGAAGAAGTAAGAGAAAAAACAGGTGCAGGATCAGGATTCTGCCATGCTGGAAGATGTAAAGGTAAGATTGAAACATTAATAGAAGAAAATAAATAA